One genomic region from Uloborus diversus isolate 005 chromosome 2, Udiv.v.3.1, whole genome shotgun sequence encodes:
- the LOC129216654 gene encoding uncharacterized protein LOC129216654 has translation MAKNHKKGRKKREVLAVCCSVVHHEDLAFLGIYAVRKKYRGLGLGLKVWNACLEHIGDRNAALNAVPGKLELYRDRGGFPVVENDFVNLVNETEESVHVENLSDSVPSGVDIQPYQAAHLPLMLKFDFNLIGYKRDLAIRLNCEETDSHTFVAFKDGACVGFGTIKMSCQEVGQVGPLYADDSAVAEPLLKKLILSLPQAKGFAMMTISTNHKANEFIKLLGCPMTEECPRLYKKYALKVDTNKVFAHFDLNFSPF, from the exons ATggcaaaaaatcataaaaagggCCGCAAAAAGA GGGAAGTTCTAGCTGTCTGTTGTTCTGTTGTGCATCATGAAGACTTAGCATTTCTTGGTATTTACGCAGTCAGAAAAAAGTATCGAGGATTAGGTCTTGGACTCAAG GTGTGGAATGCGTGTTTGGAACATATCGGTGATCGAAACGCCGCTCTAAACGCTGTACCAGGCAAACTGGAGCTGTACAGAGATCGAGGAGGGTTTCCAGTGGTTGAAAATGATTTCGTTAATTTAGTCAACGAGACTGAAGAGAGCGTCCACGTAGAAAACCTTTCAGACAGTGTTCCATCAGGCGTCGACATTCAACCCTACCAGGCTGCCCACCTCCCCCTCATGCTGAAATTCGATTTCAATCTCATCGGCTACAAGCGTGACCTTGCCATCAGGCTAAACTGCGAAGAAACGGACAGTCACACATTTGTTGCTTTCAAAGATGGCGCTTGTGTAGGTTTCGGTACCATCAAGATGAGCTGCCAAGAGGTTGGACAAGTTGGGCCCCTCTATGCTGATGATTCTGCAGTGGCAGAACCCTTGCTGAAGAAGCTCATACTTTCCTTACCACAAGCCAAGGGCTTCGCCATGATGACCATCAGCACCAATCACAAAGCGAATGAGTTTATCAAGCTTCTCGGTTGCCCGATGACCGAAGAATGTCCAAGGTTGTACAAGAAATACGCACTGAAAGTGGACACGAACAAAGTTTTTGCCCATTTTGATCTCAACTTTTCGCCTTTTTGA